In a genomic window of Chrysemys picta bellii isolate R12L10 chromosome 1, ASM1138683v2, whole genome shotgun sequence:
- the LOC101940723 gene encoding olfactory receptor 52B2-like: MMPADNHTVFDPVSYILIGIPGTEESHFWLAIPFCLIYVASLFGNSLLLFIILTERSLHEPMYLLVSMLAIADLLLSTTTVPKMLAVFWFRAGQISFAACLTQMFFIHVSFIAESAILLAMAFDRYVAICDPLRYTAVLTKSVIVKMGLAVVTRSFCIIFPLIFLVKQLKFCRTNLLPHAYCEHMILARLACNDITVHVWYGVAVAILVICLDIVLIAVSYGFILRAVFLLPSKEARLKALRTCGSHVCVILMFYVPSVFSSLSHQFGHIIPGYIFNLLANLYVLIPPMLNPIVYGVTTKEILKRVINVFYRCCSRSSLLS, encoded by the coding sequence ATGATGCCAGCTGACAATCACACTGTTTTTGACCCTGTTAGTTACATCCTGATCGGCATCCCGGGTACGGAGGAGTCTCATTTCTGGCTTGCCATCCCCTTCTGTCTGATTTACGTTGCATCACTTTTTGGGAACTCTCTCCTACTATTCATCATACTAACAGAAcgaagcctccatgagcccatgtatcTATTAGTGTCCATGCTGGCCATTGCTGATCTGCTGTTATCTACCACTACAGTGCCCAAGATGCTGGCTGTATTCTGGTTTAGAGCGGGACAAATTTCTTTTGCTGCCTGCCTGACCCAGATGTTTTTCATCCATGTCAGTTTTATTGCCGAGTCGGCCATCCTGCTGGCCATGGCGTTTGATCGGTACGTTGCCATCTGCGACCCCCTGAGATATACTGCTGTGCTAACCAAGTCTGTGATTGTGAAGATGGGGCTGGCAGTTGTCACAAGAAGTTTCTGTATCATTTTTCCTCTCATCTTTCTCGTGAAGCAGCTGAAGTTCTGCAGAACCAACCTCCTGCCTCACGCCTATTGTGAGCATATGATCCTAGCCCGGCTGGCCTGCAATGACATCACAGTCCACGTCTGGTATGGTGTAGCTGTGGCTATTTTAGtaatttgtttagatattgtgctCATTGCTGTATCATATGGTTTTATCCTCAGGGCCGTCTTCCTGCTCCCCTCCAAGGAAGCCCGACTCAAGGCTCTCCGCACCTGCGGCTCCCATGTCTGTGTCATACTGATGTTCTATGTGCCGTCTGTTTTCTCCTCTTTATCACACCAGTTTGGGCACATCATCCCAGGTTATATTTTCAACCTACTGGCCAACCTCTATGTGCTCATTCCCCCCATGTTAAATCCCATCGTTTATGGGGTGACAACAAAAGAGATCCTGAAACGGGTGATCAATGTGTTTTATCGATGCTGCAGCAGAAGCTCCCTGCTGAGCTAA